The proteins below are encoded in one region of Benincasa hispida cultivar B227 unplaced genomic scaffold, ASM972705v1 Contig189, whole genome shotgun sequence:
- the LOC120069049 gene encoding monosaccharide-sensing protein 2-like: protein MSGSVLVAVAAAVGNFLQGWDNATIAGAVLYIKKEFSLESSPTVEGLIVATSLIGATVITTCSGAISDWLGRRLLLILSSVLYFIGGIIMLWSPNVYILLLGRLLDGFGIGLAVTLVPVYISETAPPEIRGSLNTLPQFTGSAGMFFSYCMVFGMSLMESPSWRLMLGVLFIPSLIYLALTIIFLPESPRWLVSKGRMLEAKRVLQRLRGREDVSGELALLVEGLGVGGETSLEEYIIGPADDLADQDLLTDKDEIKLYGPEQGLSWVARPVTGQSSLGLVSRHGSIINQSGLVDPLVTLFGSVHEKLPDTGSMRSTLFPHFGSMFSVGGNQHRNEEWDEESLAREGEDYQSDAAGNDSDDNLRSPLMSRQTTSMEKDMIAPAHGSLSSMRQGSLAGEPVGSMGIGGGWQLAWKWSEREGPGGNKEGGFKRVYLHQEGISGPQQGSIVSLPCGDALTDGGYIQAAALVSQPALYSKELMHQHPVGPAMVHPTETVTKGPSWADLFEPGVKHALLVGVGIQILQQFSGINGVLYYTPQILEKAGVGVLLSNLGIGSSSASLLISGLTTLLMLPSIAVAMRLMDISGRRTLLLWTIPALIASLIILVIGSLVHMGSIVNASISTVSVVVYFCFFVMGFGPIPNILCAEIFPTRVRGLCIAICALTFWIGDIIVTYTLPVLLNSIGLGGVFGMYAVICIISWVFVFLKVPETKGMPLEVITEFFSVGAKQVLAAKNV from the exons ATGAGTGGTTCTGTTTTGGTGGCTGTTGCTGCTGCTGTTGGAAATTTTTTGCAAGGATGGGATAATGCAACTATAGCAG GGGCTGTCCTGTACATAAAGAAAGAATTCAGTCTGGAAAGTAGCCCCACTGTAGAAGGGCTGATCGTGGCCACGTCCCTTATTGGAGCTACTGTAATCACAACATGCTCGGGGGCTATATCGGATTGGCTCGGCCGTCGGTTGCTGCTAATTCTATCATCTGTTCTTTACTTCATCGGTGGCATTATAATGCTGTGGTCTCCCAATGTATATATCCTTCTCTTAGGCAGGCTCTTGGATGGTTTTGGAATAGGTTTGGCTGTTACGTTGGTTCCGGTTTACATATCTGAGACCGCTCCCCCTGAAATTAGAGGATCATTAAACACACTTCCTCAGTTCACTGGTTCTGCTGGAATGTTCTTCTCATACTGCATGGTTTTTGGGATGTCTTTGATGGAATCACCAAGCTGGAGATTGATGCTTGGGGTTCTCTTTATTCCTTCTCTTATATATTTAGCATTGACAATAATTTTCTTGCCTGAATCACCTCGGTGGCTTGTCAGTAAAGGCCGGATGCTTGAGGCCAAACGAGTGCTGCAGAGGCTCCGAGGCAGAGAGGATGTATCTG GTGAGCTGGCTTTACTTGTTGAGGGTCTTGGAGTTGGGGGTGAGACCTCTCTGGAGGAATACATTATTGGTCCAGCAGACGACCTTGCTGACCAAGATCTATTAACTGACAAAGATGAAATCAAATTATATGGACCTGAACAAGGACTCTCCTGGGTTGCTAGGCCGGTTACAGGACAGAGTTCTCTTGGCCTAGTATCTCGGCATGGAAGCATTATAAATCAGAGTGGGCTTGTCGATCCTCTCGTCACTCTCTTCGGCAGTGTACATGAGAAGCTTCCTGATACAGGAAGCATGCGCAGTACACTCTTTCCACATTTTGGCAGCATGTTCAGCGTTGGAGGTAACCAACATAGAAATGAAGAGTGGGATGAAGAGAGCCTTGCTAGAGAGGGTGAGGACTATCAGTCAGATGCTGCGGGTAATGATTCTGATGATAACTTACGGAGTCCTCTGATGTCACGACAGACTACAAGCATGGAAAAAGACATGATTGCACCTGCTCATGGAAGTCTTTCAAGCATGAGACAGGGCAGTCTTGCTGGAGAACCTGTTGGAAGCATGGGGATTGGTGGGGGTTGGCAACTTGCTTGGAAATGGTCTGAGAGAGAAGGCCCTGGTGGAAACAAAGAAGGGGGGTTCAAAAGAGTTTATTTGCACCAAGAGGGCATTTCTGGACCTCAGCAAGGATCTATAGTGTCTCTTCCTTGTGGCGATGCCCTGACGGATGGAGGCTATATTCAGGCTGCTGCATTGGTCAGTCAGCCAGCTCTTTACTCGAAGGAGCTTATGCATCAGCATCCGGTTGGACCAGCTATGGTCCATCCTACTGAAACAGTAACAAAAGGGCCGAGTTGGGCGGACCTTTTTGAACCTGGAGTCAAACATGCGCTGCTCGTTGGAGTAGGAATTCAAATACTTCAGCAG TTCTCTGGCATAAATGGAGTTCTGTATTACACTCCCCAAATTCTTGAGAAAGCAGGTGTTGGAGTTCTTCTTTCAAACTTGGGGATTGGCTCTTCTTCTGCATCTTTGCTGATCAGCGGCCTAACCACATTATTGATGCTCCCTTCAATTGCAGTGGCCATGAGACTAATGGACATCTCGGGTCGTAG GACTTTATTACTGTGGACTATCCCTGCCTTGATAGCATCCCTCATCATCCTAGTTATCGGTAGCCTAGTTCACATGGGCAGCATAGTGAATGCATCAATCTCAACAGTCAGTGTAGTTGTTTACTTCTGTTTCTTCGTGATGGGGTTTGGGCCAATCCCGAACATATTATGTGCAGAAATCTTCCCGACCCGAGTCCGTGGCCTTTGCATTGCGATTTGTGCATTAACATTTTGGATTGGTGATATCATCGTCACGTATACGCTGCCTGTGCTGCTCAACTCTATTGGGCTTGGCGGTGTTTTCGGGATGTATGCAGTTATTTGCATCATATCATGGGTGTTTGTCTTTCTAAAAGTTCCTGAAACTAAGGGAATGCCACTTGAAGTCATCACTGAATTCTTCTCTGTTGGTGCCAAGCAGGTTTTAGCTGCCAAAAATGTTTGA